The DNA segment CTCTTTACCTTCTACTGAATAGTCTAAAACTGAAGAAACGCCTTTCTCAAACATTTTATCTACCACAGGAAGACAGTCGCGCTCCGTTGTACCACCACAAAAATGGTCAAAGACCGTTGACCGAATTAGTCCTGTAACTGGCAAATGTAATTTGAGAGCAAAATGTGTAAGGGATGTACCTACCTTTACTAGAGTAGGATTCTGAATCATTTTAAAAAGCCAGTAGGCACGATCTAATTCGTTTTTTGACTTTAATGCAAAAGCAACTTCGGTATTATTAAATATTTTTTCCATGACTAAATTTAATCCTGCAAAGATAATCACACTACTTCTATTATTGGTCAAAAAATACCTTAATTTGCGCCCTCTAATTTCATACTAAATCTCCTATGCAATCCATACTTTCAACAGGCTACTCGGTACATTTTAATAGCGATGGCTATGCAGCACTGAATACCTATTTAAAGTCAACCGCTCACTCCACAATATTTATACTCGTTGACACCAATACTAATGACTTTTGCTCTTCAAAATTCTTAAGTAATATCGCCACTGAAAACCGAATTGAAATTATTGAAATAGAACCTTCAGAAGAGACCAAAAATATTGAAACATGCGTTGAATTATGGAGTGCACTGTCAGACCTTGGAGCAGACAGAAAAAGTCTCTTACTTAATTTAGGAGGCGGTGTTGTAACGGATATTGGTGGATTTGTTGCAGCAACTTTCAAGAGAGGAATCTCCTTTATTAATATTCCAACATCTTTATTATCAATGGTGGATGCAGCAATTGGAAGTAAGAATGGGGTTGATTTAGGAAATTTAAAAAATCAAATTGGAACAATCACATCACCTCAAATGGTTATAATTGATACTGATTTCCTAGAAACGCTTCCGCAAAATCAGATGCGCTCGGGATTGGCTGAGATGTTAAAACACGGATTGATTGCTAATCACCACTATTGGGACAAATTTCAAGATCTTGCAAAGATTGATTACGCAGATTTTGATTCTCTAATTGCTGAATCTGTTGAAATAAAAAATAATATTGTGCTGCAAGATCCAACCGAAGAAGGCATGAGAAAAGCTCTAAACTTTGGACACACACTTGGACATGCTATCGAAAGTCACTTTATGTCCAAAGAAACTACTCTTCTGCATGGTGAAGCGATTGCAATTGGAATGGTATTAGAAAGTTTCTTATCTTTCCAACTAAATTTTCTGTCAAAAACTGAATATTTGGAAATCAAAAATCAAATTCTAGCTATTTTTGGTAGAGTAGAAATTTCCCAATCAGATATCACCGAAGTATTAAATTTGCTCAAGCATGACAAGAAGAATGAATATGGCAAAGTAAAATTTGCTCTTCTCGATGGGATTGGAAATGCAAAAATAGATCAGGAAGTTGACAATGAAATCATTATAGCATCGTTTGATGATTATAAAAATAGCTTATTTATTTAAACAAAAACATTGCATATCGCATATAATATTTTTTACATTTGTCCCGTGAAAAAAGCTCAAAATACATATAAGTCGTTTAGACAATATTTCAGTAGTCTGACTTTACTTTTGGCCAACATCTCGACATCCTTACAATCTGTTGATTTATTAAAACAGCCACTTTTATCTATTTTAAATATAAGAATAGACAAGTTGCAAATCATATACGCAAAGCTGCGAGTTTGATTTTTACCAACTATCTAATTCTTTAATTAACTTTATTTAACACACAGTAACTCAAATGAATACAAAGTATAGTGATCTTATAAATCAAACATATTATTTTCCTCAAGAAGAATTCAAACTTAACAAAGATAATCTGCAATTTCACGATATCGATTTGATGAAGCTTGTAGAGCAGTACGGCACTCCACTAAAATTTACGTACCTTCCTCAAATTTCGAAAAATATTCAAAAAGCAAAAGGATATTTCAGAAAAGCGATGGAAAAGAATAAATACGACGGTAAATATTACTACTGTTATTGTACGAAAAGTTCACATTTTGAATTTATAATGAACGAAGCTTTCAAAAATGACATTCATATTGAAACTTCTTCTGCCTTTGATATTGATATAGTTGAACGTCTTATCGCTAATGGCAAGATTAATAAAAACACCTTTATTATTTGCAATGGTTTTAAGAGAGATCAATACGTTACAAATATCGCTCGACTTATTAACGGTGGTTACAACAAAACTATTCCGATAATAGATAACTACGAAGAACTAGATTTACTTCAGGCAGAAATCAACGGGAAATTCAAAATCGGAATTAGAATCGCAGCTGAGGAAGATCCAAAATTCGAGTTTTATACAAGTCGACTAGGAATAGGATATAAAAATATTGTTCCTTTTTACAAAAAACAGATTCAGGATAACGAAAATCTTGAATTAAAGGTTTTACACTTCTTTATCAATACTGGAATTATGGATAATTCTTACTATTGGAACGAACTTGTAAAATGTATCAAAGTTTATGTCGCTCTAAAAAAAGAATGCCCTACTCTTGATAGTTTAAATATTGGTGGTGGTTTTCCAATCAAAAATTCATTGGCTTTTGATTACGATTATCAATATATGATTGATGAAATTACCAATCAGATTAAAATTGCTTGCGAAGAAGCAGATGTGGACGTTCCGCATATCTTTACTGAATTCGGATCCTACACTGTAGGTGAAAGTGGCGGTGCCATTTATCAGGTTTTATACCAAAAACAACAAAATGATCGTGAAAAGTGGAATATGATTGATAGCTCTTTTATCACCACTCTTCCTGATACTTGGGCAATTAACAAGCGATTTATTATGCTTGCCGTTAATAGATGGAATGATACGTACGAACGTGTACTTCTTGGCGGTTTGACTTGTGATAGCGATGATTATTACAATTCTGAGCAAAATATGAATGCCATTTACCTGCCAAAATACAATAAAGAAAAACCTCTATATTTAGGATTTTTCAATACTGGCGCCTACCAAGAAACTATTGGAGGTTTTGGAGGATTGCACCATTGTTTGATTCCACAACCAAAACATATTTTGATTGATCGCGACGAAAATGGAATTATTGCTACAGAAGTTTTCTCTGAACAGCAAAATGCTGAAGATGTTCTTAAAATTTTAGGTTACGATAAAAAAGTAGAATAATTTTGAATTTGTAATTTTCGATTAAATATTATTTCTTTGAAAATTAATTTCCGCTAATGCGACAAGTATTATTAAAAATTGAATCATTTAAATAAAGTTGATAATGAATAAAGGACCAATTAGCCAGTTTATTGAAAAATACTACCTGCATTTTAACTCTGCATCAGTAGTAGATGCCGCAAAATCATACGAAGAGCAGTTGAAAAAAGGCTCAAAAATGATGGTAACATTAGCTGGAGCAATGAGTACAGCTGAAATTGGAAAAATTTTTGCAGAAGTTATTCGCCAAGACAAAGTGCAAATTATTTCATGTACAGGTGCAAACCTTGAAGAAGATATCATGAATCTTGTAGCACATTCTCATTACGAACGTGTGCCAAATTACAGAGATTTGACACCTCAAGAAGAATGGGATCTGATGGAGCGCGGGTTAAACCGTGTCACTGATACTTGTATTCCTGAGCACGAAGCTTTTAGAAGATTACAAAAACACATTGTGAAAATCTGGAAAGATGCAGAAGAAGCTGGAGAACGTTATTTTCCGCATGAATTCATGTACAAAATGTTGCTTTCTGGTGTTCTAGAAGAATACTACGAAATTGATCTTAAAGATAGTTGGATGTACGCAGCAGCAGAAGCAAACCTGCCTATTATCGTCCCAGGATGGGAAGATAGTACAATGGGAAATATCTTCGCTTCATACGTTATCAAAGGAGAGCTTAAAGCCTCTACGGTGAAATCTGGTATTGAATACATGGGATTCCTTGCTGATTGGTATACCAAAAACTCTGACAAAGGAGTTGGATTTTTCCAAATTGGTGGTGGTATCGCTGGAGATTTCCCAATTTGTGTTGTGCCAATGCTTTACCAAGATATGGAAAAGCCTGAAACACCTTTCTGGAGCTATTTCTGTCAGATTTCTGACTCTACAACAAGTTATGGTTCGTACTCTGGAGCCGTTCCGAACGAAAAAATTACTTGGGGAAAATTAGATATTAACACCCCAAAATTCATAATAGAATCGGATGCAACCATTGTGGCACCCTTAATTTTTGCTTACCTTTTAGACTATTAATAAATTTATGAAAAGAGTTATTGTTGATTATTCAAAACTGACCAACGAAATTTTAAACCTATTGGTTGACAAATTTCCAGAAGGTTATGACGATACTAATATTGTCCGGTTTAGAAATGCCCAAAATGAAATGGTCGAAGCAGTCGAAGTTCGCACAGAAGACACTATTTATCTCGTTAAAGTGAGTACCAAACTAGCTAATAGTATGGAAAACTTTGATGAAGATGATGATATTGACTCTTTGGTGGAGCCTTTGGATGATATCGTAAAAGGAATTGACGAGGACGATGATATGGCTGACGATGAAGAGGAAGATGACGAAGAGCTTATCAAGAAAACTCGCAAGCGTGATCAGGATGATGATGATGCCACTGACGACGACGACGAAGATCAAGATTTCGCTGAAGAAGATGAGGACGAAGACGAAGAATAATCTTTCTGATTATATATCAAAGAGGAATCTAGAAATAGGTTCCTCTTTTTTATTTATCATATTTTTTTGTAGGTAATCGCGCTATTCTCTGCAATTCCTCGGTGCAGTGCTTTTTTTCCAGTGACATAATAGGAGCTTCCGCTGGTCGCTCTATTCTGTCAGGAAAAAATAGCACTCCATCCTGCGGGATTTCCGTTCCTATCACGCCTATGGCTTCTAACTACCGATTCATATTTAGTTGTTATAAACAATCAATCATCAAATTGCCATTAAGAACTACCCAAAATAGTTGAATATTTTTATTTAAATAGGAAATTTCGAGAGGATGCAGTTAGTTTTAATTAGCATAACAAACTATTTTGTTATTTAGAAGCACACAGGAGAGTAATAAAAAGGCAAACATCGCTACGTTATCTACGGGTATATTTACTGCCATCAAATCAGTCCCAGTTTGCGCCTTAGCAGACACAACTAACTAACTAACTAACTAACTAACTAACTGAATTTTTCTTTTATAAATAGCGTTCTTTAAAAATATTTTTATGATGCTCTTGATGTCCGATAATAATAAACCCTAGCGCTGCCAATGAGACTTCATTATTACCAGTCACCCACTGCTGATGTAATTGTTCTGCAGTAAAATTTTTGTACAGTAACAAAGTACTCTGACGAACGGTCGATAATTCTGTCAATAAATTTTGTAATGTTCGAAGATTGCCTCCAGCTTGCTCCGCGTACTCATTTTCATCAAAAGAGACTAACTGAGATTGATCATTACGACCCAATCTAAGTGCGCGATAGCTGAAAATTCGCTCGCAGTCAATGAGATGCTGAATAATATCTTTAATCGTCCATTTGCCTACAGCATAACGATAATCGTGCTTACCGAGAGGAATTGACTGCACAAACCGAATAAATTCGTAAAGGCTAATCTCCAGTCCGTCAACAAGATTGGTGTCAGGATCTAATGTGTTGATATAAGTGTTATACTTTTCTGGATATGAATTTGGTGGAAGGTCTATTAGAAGCATATTCGTATATATTTTTTTATAAATCTAATGTAAAAAAAAAGTCTCAGTAAATACTGAGACTTTCCAAATCAATTGTAAATAAAAATTACATATTTTTAAAGATGGTATGCATCAATCTTTTCTTATCATTAATGCTTTCTTCTAGAGAAATCATTGTTTCTGTTCTGTAAACGCCTTCAATATCATCAATCATAAAGATAACATCTTTTGCATGTTTGGTGTCTTTCGCTCTTATTTTACAAAAAACATTGAACTTTCCAGTAGTAACGTGGGCAACGGTTACAAACGGAATTTCGTTGATGCGCTCTAAGACAAATTTAGTTTGAGAAGTATTATTAAGAAATACTCCAACGTACGCTATAAACGAATAGCCCAATTTTTCATAATCTAAAGTAAGCGACGACCCAGTAATAATGCCAGCATCTTCCATCTTTTTCACACGCACATGAACCGTTCCAGCCGAAATCAATAATTTCTTAGCAATATCTGTAAAAGGTATTCTTGTATTATCGATTAGCATATCTAAAATTTGATGATCTACATCATCCAAACGAAACTTACTCATAGTATCTAAATTATTATTTTACTTTCAAATTTTTCAATGCAACTACTCCAATTTTACTTTCCGTCAATTAAAACACCATTTAAATAGCGTTTTTCACCAATTCTGAAGTTCGCTACTCGATTTTCGACAGGATAATTCCCATAATTATCACGATACAACGCAAACTCCCCATCATATTCTACATGACCTCTTACATTCTCAGGAACATTAACATCTGATATATAAGGAATTAAAACAATGGAATCGCCTTGAAGCACTTCTTTGTATTGAGCGGCAAAAATACTACAGATTTCATTACCATCATAATTAATTTTGACATTTTTATAGACAATATCATAAAATAACGTTTTATTTTGAGGAATATTCAGGTATAAGGCAATTCTGTTATCAAGATATGTCTTATTTATAATAGAATCGCAAGAAGCGAGCAAACTAATAAAAACCACTTCACGACTAACTTCTCGCTCGTAGTCATCTTGATAATGCCCTGCTTCAAATAATATTGTCGATTTACCAAGGGTTTGAAAGGTATCTCCCACGCAGTTGCGATTATAACTATCATCAAACCGACCAACTTGACCCGGAATATACTGTTGCAGTACCTTATTAAGATCTACAATAATCTGCATAGCTCGCTCTCTAGTTGCATTGATATCGCAACCGTCATTGAAGGAAGGCGCAAGAAACGATATAGTTGCAGGCTTGCCAGTATCTCCAACGCTAAAAATCGTGCGCTGATCGTGCATATTAAAGCAGTAATCAGGAGAAAAACTAGCAAATAAATCCATTAACAACCGACTTTCGGGCTGACTTAAATCTACAAAATCTCTATTTAGGTCAATACCATTTGCATTCACTCTAGTATAAGATTCTGCTCCATCAGGATTTAAAATTGGTATTATGTTAAAAGTAAATACACCCCTAAATTTTTTCGCAATCACGTTATCAGATGTAACGAAAGTAATAAAGTCGACGACAGCCTTGGTTGTAGTGCTTTCATTTCCGTGCATCTGCGACCAGATTAGCAACTTTATATTTCCTGATCCTACCTGACATTGGTATATAGGTTTGCCTAAAACAGAATAGCCCAAAATGGAAAAAATCTCATTCTTGTGTTTGAATTCTAGCCACGAATTCAGGTGTCTATTAGTAATATATCGACCGGTAATTTCCTCGTTTTTAAAAGTGGTATGTAAAGCTCTATAGAAATCTGAATTTTTCATTTTACAAAAATACTACACAATTAATTTACATTTGTAATTTACAATTCAGTTTACATTTATTACAATTGTAAATTTACAAATAACAAAGTGCCGTTATATTTAGCTTGCCACCATAACATCAATCTTAATTTTATATTACAATTATTAATCATATCAAAACCTGATACTTACACTATGCTACTTATAGCTTTAATTTTATTGAAATAGAGTTTATTTATCTATTTACAACAAATTATTGCAATTAAAAAACAAATAGTTTACATTTGTAATTACAATATTTCCCCTATGAATTCAGAAGATATTATTGCAAAATTAGAATCGATATTCTTAGAGCTAAACATCACTCCTTCTATGTTTGCAGATCAAATTGGAGTGCAGAGATCCAGTATTTCGCACTTGCTTTCTGGTCGAAACAAACCTAGTTTGGATTTGGTTTTGAAGATTGTAAATGCGTTTCCTCAAATAGATTTATATTGGCTACTTGGCCAAAAAGAGTTGAAAGAAAAGTTGAATCTGAAAATAAAAAATGACCAATCCCCTCCCACCGAAAAGGTTGAAAATATTAAAATCGAAGAACCACTAAAGACAAAAAAGGCTGACTCTAAAATTGAAGTAACTAAAACTACCACAAATTCTAAATCGTCGGAGGTGGAAAAAATAGTTGTCTTTTATCGCGATGGAACTTTCTTAGAATATGCTCCGCGTGAATCGTAAAAAAGATTATATTTAAAAAAAAGATTTTATGTTTCAGAAGTTTCTAAGTTATCTCGTTCCGATAAATATTCTAAAAGTCAAATCCGATTTTAGCAAAACGCTCGAAGTAACTTATAATAATGGTGAACTTGTTATTGATTCTCTAAACACCAACTATTCATATGGAAGTCTGCAGCGTATTCTCGCAAAGGGCCTGCGATTTATCGGAAAAGAGAAAATTCAGAAGATGAATCACATTTTGATCCTTGGTATCGCTGGCGGAAGTGTAATCAAGACCTTGAAGAATGAATTTGAATATCAAAACAAAATAACTGGTGTTGAAATTGATCCAAATATTATAGACCTTGCAAATAAGTATTTTCAATTAGATGAAATTCAAAACTTAGAAATAATAATTACAGATGCTTTCGAATTTGTATTAAGAAGCAGTACTCAATACGACTTAGTAATTATTGACATCTTTCAAGATACTGTTATGCCCTCATTTCTTTTCGAGAAATATTTTATCGAAAAAATAGAAGACTTAACTGCAACAAATGGCTACATTTTATTTAATACAATGATTCTTAACGACGAACATCAAAAACGCAATGATCAATATGTTTTAAAATACGATGATGCATTTAAAGTTGTACGATTGTCAAAAGTGGAAAACCACAATGAAGTTATTATAATAAATAGAACAGATTAAAACCAATCTTTCTTTTTGAAGTACGCAACCATTGACAATGCGATCAATAACATTACTACCATCACAACATAATATCCATTTTGCGCTCGGAGTTCTGGCATATTATCAAAATTCATCCCGTAAACACCGACCACAAACGTTAGCGGAATAAATATTACCGAAACAATCGTCAGGGTTTTCATAATCATATTCATCTTCTGATTTTGAGTAGAAAAGAAAATATTGGTTGCAGATTCAATAGAGTTCATATCGTAATCTATTTGCTCAAGCAACTCTAGCGCCTTTTGATGCAATCTCGAAAAGAAATTATAGTTCTTCTGATTCAAACCTTCAAACACTTCATCTTGTGCAAAGTTTTTTAGATTATATAGAGCATCACGCAACGGTAAAATCGATCTTTTTAAAAAATATAAATCATCTCTACTTTTCTCTATTTCTTTTAAAACTTCAATATTGCTGCTGTCTTTTGCAATAGTCAGAGTTTCATCAAGAGCATTTTCATAATTTTCGAGGGTTATAAAGAAGTTTTCCATCACCGCATCAAGTAAGAGATAAAGTAGATAATCATTTTTCTTTCTGCGAACCATTCCGGTTTTATTTCGTATTCTATCACGAATTTCGGTAAAAAAATCGCTTTTCTTTTCTTGGAAAGAAACCAGAAGATTATCCTTCATAAGAAAACTTATTTGTTCAACCTGAATTACATTTGAAGTTTGTTCTAATATTGATTTAATATTGAAAAATAAATTATCGTCAAGATCTTCGATACGCGGTCTACTATTAATATTGAGAATATCTTGCACTACATAATCATCCACCACCACAATATCTGCAATTTGTTTAATTAATCCGGCATCTGACAGTCCGTGGATGTTGAGCCAAACAACTTCATCTTTTGTAGAGGCTTTTTCAATTTCTTGCTTAGCTTTCTCTATAGAGATATCAGGAAATTCTTGAAATT comes from the Flavobacterium ardleyense genome and includes:
- a CDS encoding spermidine synthase translates to MFQKFLSYLVPINILKVKSDFSKTLEVTYNNGELVIDSLNTNYSYGSLQRILAKGLRFIGKEKIQKMNHILILGIAGGSVIKTLKNEFEYQNKITGVEIDPNIIDLANKYFQLDEIQNLEIIITDAFEFVLRSSTQYDLVIIDIFQDTVMPSFLFEKYFIEKIEDLTATNGYILFNTMILNDEHQKRNDQYVLKYDDAFKVVRLSKVENHNEVIIINRTD
- a CDS encoding helix-turn-helix domain-containing protein yields the protein MNSEDIIAKLESIFLELNITPSMFADQIGVQRSSISHLLSGRNKPSLDLVLKIVNAFPQIDLYWLLGQKELKEKLNLKIKNDQSPPTEKVENIKIEEPLKTKKADSKIEVTKTTTNSKSSEVEKIVVFYRDGTFLEYAPRES
- a CDS encoding DinB family protein; this translates as MLLIDLPPNSYPEKYNTYINTLDPDTNLVDGLEISLYEFIRFVQSIPLGKHDYRYAVGKWTIKDIIQHLIDCERIFSYRALRLGRNDQSQLVSFDENEYAEQAGGNLRTLQNLLTELSTVRQSTLLLYKNFTAEQLHQQWVTGNNEVSLAALGFIIIGHQEHHKNIFKERYL
- the corA gene encoding magnesium/cobalt transporter CorA, translating into MKRVKHKKVNLNRRNRGIYTGKYKDEPVRMQLFVYSDLKFQEFPDISIEKAKQEIEKASTKDEVVWLNIHGLSDAGLIKQIADIVVVDDYVVQDILNINSRPRIEDLDDNLFFNIKSILEQTSNVIQVEQISFLMKDNLLVSFQEKKSDFFTEIRDRIRNKTGMVRRKKNDYLLYLLLDAVMENFFITLENYENALDETLTIAKDSSNIEVLKEIEKSRDDLYFLKRSILPLRDALYNLKNFAQDEVFEGLNQKNYNFFSRLHQKALELLEQIDYDMNSIESATNIFFSTQNQKMNMIMKTLTIVSVIFIPLTFVVGVYGMNFDNMPELRAQNGYYVVMVVMLLIALSMVAYFKKKDWF
- a CDS encoding type III PLP-dependent enzyme domain-containing protein: MNTKYSDLINQTYYFPQEEFKLNKDNLQFHDIDLMKLVEQYGTPLKFTYLPQISKNIQKAKGYFRKAMEKNKYDGKYYYCYCTKSSHFEFIMNEAFKNDIHIETSSAFDIDIVERLIANGKINKNTFIICNGFKRDQYVTNIARLINGGYNKTIPIIDNYEELDLLQAEINGKFKIGIRIAAEEDPKFEFYTSRLGIGYKNIVPFYKKQIQDNENLELKVLHFFINTGIMDNSYYWNELVKCIKVYVALKKECPTLDSLNIGGGFPIKNSLAFDYDYQYMIDEITNQIKIACEEADVDVPHIFTEFGSYTVGESGGAIYQVLYQKQQNDREKWNMIDSSFITTLPDTWAINKRFIMLAVNRWNDTYERVLLGGLTCDSDDYYNSEQNMNAIYLPKYNKEKPLYLGFFNTGAYQETIGGFGGLHHCLIPQPKHILIDRDENGIIATEVFSEQQNAEDVLKILGYDKKVE
- a CDS encoding M14 family metallopeptidase — translated: MKNSDFYRALHTTFKNEEITGRYITNRHLNSWLEFKHKNEIFSILGYSVLGKPIYQCQVGSGNIKLLIWSQMHGNESTTTKAVVDFITFVTSDNVIAKKFRGVFTFNIIPILNPDGAESYTRVNANGIDLNRDFVDLSQPESRLLMDLFASFSPDYCFNMHDQRTIFSVGDTGKPATISFLAPSFNDGCDINATRERAMQIIVDLNKVLQQYIPGQVGRFDDSYNRNCVGDTFQTLGKSTILFEAGHYQDDYEREVSREVVFISLLASCDSIINKTYLDNRIALYLNIPQNKTLFYDIVYKNVKINYDGNEICSIFAAQYKEVLQGDSIVLIPYISDVNVPENVRGHVEYDGEFALYRDNYGNYPVENRVANFRIGEKRYLNGVLIDGK
- a CDS encoding DNA primase, whose amino-acid sequence is MKRVIVDYSKLTNEILNLLVDKFPEGYDDTNIVRFRNAQNEMVEAVEVRTEDTIYLVKVSTKLANSMENFDEDDDIDSLVEPLDDIVKGIDEDDDMADDEEEDDEELIKKTRKRDQDDDDATDDDDEDQDFAEEDEDEDEE
- the aroB gene encoding 3-dehydroquinate synthase, which encodes MQSILSTGYSVHFNSDGYAALNTYLKSTAHSTIFILVDTNTNDFCSSKFLSNIATENRIEIIEIEPSEETKNIETCVELWSALSDLGADRKSLLLNLGGGVVTDIGGFVAATFKRGISFINIPTSLLSMVDAAIGSKNGVDLGNLKNQIGTITSPQMVIIDTDFLETLPQNQMRSGLAEMLKHGLIANHHYWDKFQDLAKIDYADFDSLIAESVEIKNNIVLQDPTEEGMRKALNFGHTLGHAIESHFMSKETTLLHGEAIAIGMVLESFLSFQLNFLSKTEYLEIKNQILAIFGRVEISQSDITEVLNLLKHDKKNEYGKVKFALLDGIGNAKIDQEVDNEIIIASFDDYKNSLFI
- a CDS encoding deoxyhypusine synthase family protein codes for the protein MNKGPISQFIEKYYLHFNSASVVDAAKSYEEQLKKGSKMMVTLAGAMSTAEIGKIFAEVIRQDKVQIISCTGANLEEDIMNLVAHSHYERVPNYRDLTPQEEWDLMERGLNRVTDTCIPEHEAFRRLQKHIVKIWKDAEEAGERYFPHEFMYKMLLSGVLEEYYEIDLKDSWMYAAAEANLPIIVPGWEDSTMGNIFASYVIKGELKASTVKSGIEYMGFLADWYTKNSDKGVGFFQIGGGIAGDFPICVVPMLYQDMEKPETPFWSYFCQISDSTTSYGSYSGAVPNEKITWGKLDINTPKFIIESDATIVAPLIFAYLLDY
- a CDS encoding Lrp/AsnC family transcriptional regulator: MSKFRLDDVDHQILDMLIDNTRIPFTDIAKKLLISAGTVHVRVKKMEDAGIITGSSLTLDYEKLGYSFIAYVGVFLNNTSQTKFVLERINEIPFVTVAHVTTGKFNVFCKIRAKDTKHAKDVIFMIDDIEGVYRTETMISLEESINDKKRLMHTIFKNM